From the Arvicola amphibius chromosome 2, mArvAmp1.2, whole genome shotgun sequence genome, one window contains:
- the Pcyox1 gene encoding prenylcysteine oxidase 1, which produces MGREAMALVGLLLGLGLLLCELGSLANAEPRAPPDRIAIVGAGIGGTSSAYYLRKKFGKDVKIDVFEREEVGGRLATLKVQGHDYEAGGSVIHPLNLHMKRFVKDLGLSSVPVSGGLMGVYNGKSLVFEESSWFIVNMIKLVWRYGFQSLRMHMWVEDLLDKFMRIYRYQSHDYAFSSVEKLMFAIGGDDYVRLLNQTLRENLQKAGFSETFLNEMVAPIMRVNFGQSTDLNAFVGAVSMTAADSNLWAVEGGNKVVCSGLLQASSSNLISGSVVSIEEKTRTRQTGSPTKMYEVVYKTGSETHSGFYDIVLVATPLNRKMSDITFLNFDPPIEEFNDPYQHLVTTFIKGELNSTLFSSRPKGQFGLSTVLVTDDSDMFINSLSIVASVRDKEGPALAVDGMHMWKTFSRDILTKGQIAKLFLSYDYAVRKQWLSYPHYAPPQKCPSIILHDRLYYLNGIEFAASCMEMSAIAGYNAALLAYHRWNGNEDMIDQDDLYEKLKTEL; this is translated from the exons ATGGGGCGCGAGGCAATGGCGCTGGTGGGCTTGCTGCTCGGACTGGGGCTGCTGCTGTGTGAACTGGGCAGCCTGGCGAACGCCGAGCCCCGGGCCCCGCCGGACAGGATCG CAATCGTTGGCGCTGGAATTGGTGGCACTTCCTCAGCCTATTACCTTCGGAAGAAATTTGGGAAGGACGTGAAGATTGATGTATTTGAAAGAGAAGAAGTCGGGGGCCGTTTGGCCACTTTGAAGGTGCAGGGTCATGACTACGAGGCAGGGGGGTCCGTCATCCACCCTCTCAATCTGCACATGAAGCGCTTCGTTAAAGATCTGG GTCTCTCCAGTGTTCCCGTTTCGGGTGGCCTGATGGGGGTGTACAATGGAAAGTCTCTGGTGTTTGAGGAGAGCAGCTGGTTCATAGTGAACATGATTAAGCTTGTGTGGCGCTATGGATTTCAGTCCCTGAGAATGCACATGTGGGTAGAAGACTTGCTGGACAAGTTCATGAG gATCTATCGTTATCAGTCCCATGACTATGCCTTCAGCAGTGTAGAAAAGTTAATGTTCGCCATTGGAGGGGATGACTACGTCCGACTGCTTAACCAAACTCTCCGTGAAAATCTGCAGAAAGCAGGCTTCTCTGAGACGTTCCTCAACGAGATGGTCGCTCCTATCATGCGAGTCAATTTTGGTCAAAGCACTGACCTCAACGCCTTTGTGG GGGCAGTATCGATGACAGCGGCTGATTCCAACCTTTGGGCAGTGGAAGGTGGTAATAAAGTTGTTTGCTCAGGGCTCCTTCAGGCTTCCAGCAGCAACCTCATAAGTGGCTCCGTGGTGTCCATAGAGGAGAAGACAAGGACCAGGCAGACAG GAAGTCCCACGAAGATGTATGAAGTGGTATATAAAACAGGATCTGAGACTCATTCTGGCTTCTATGACATTGTCCTTGTGGCTACTCCATTGAACCGGAAGATGTCCGACATAACTTTCCTCAATTTTGACCCACCCATCGAGGAATTCAATGACCCTTATCAGCACCTGGTGACGACCTTCATTAAAGGAGAACTCAATTCCACTCTCTTCAGCTCCAGACCCAAGGGTCAGTTCGGCCTTTCCACGGTTCTTGTCACTGACGATTCGGATATGTTTATTAACAGCCTGTCCATTGTGGCCTCTGTGCGAGATAAGGAGGGTCCTGCCCTGGCGGTGGACGGCATGCACATGTGGAAGACCTTCTCTAGGGACATCCTCACCAAAGGGCAGATTGCAAAGCTCTTCCTGTCCTATGATTATGCGGTGCGGAAGCAATGGCTGTCCTATCCTCACTATGCGCCTCCTCAGAAGTGTCCCTCCATCATCCTCCACGACCGGCTCTATTACCTCAACGGCATTGAGTTTGCTGCGAGCTGCATGGAGATGAGCGCCATTGCCGGCTACAATGCAGCTCTCCTTGCCTACCATCGCTGGAACGGCAACGAGGACATGATTGACCAGGATGACCTGTATGAGAAACTTAAAACGGAACTGTAA